ACTCGGCGTGAAATTCGATTCTTATAACGGCGAGGCTTATTACAACGATAAAATGGAACCTATCGTCGATTTGTTGAATGAAAAGGGATTGTTGAAGGAATCGGACGGCGCTTTGGTCGTCGAATTAGGAGATAAAATGCCGCCTTGCCTGATTAAAAAATCAGACGGAGCGACACTGTATGCGACTCGCGATTTAACTGCTGCAATCGACAGAAAAAAGACATATGATTTCGAGAAATCCATCTATGTCGTCGGGAATGAACAAAGTCTACACTTTACACAATTCAAAAAAGTCCTCGAAAAGATGAGTTATGAATGGGCGCAGGATATCGAACATGTACCTTTCGGGCTTATTTTGAAAGACGGAAAAAAGATGTCGACGCGTAAAGGCAAAATCGTCTTGTTGGAGGAAGTTTTAAAAGATGCAATCTCGCTTGCACAATCAACGATTGAAGAAAAAAATCCGAATCTGGAAAATAAGATAGAAATTGCTGAAGCTATTGGTGTTGGCGCTATTATTTTCAGCGATTTGAAACAGCACCGAAAACATGATATTGAGTTTGATCTAGAAACAATGCTTCAGACTGAAGGAGAAACTGGTCCCTACGTTCAATATACTTTCGCCCGTGCTAATTCGGTGTTAAGAAAGGCCGGGGAAACAAACTCTTATACAGTGGATGAAGTGAATGATTTCGAGTGGAAAATCGTAAAAGAGCTAGAACAGTTCCCTGAAATCATCCAACAATCCGCTAAAGAACTAGATCCTTCAATCATCGCGAAGTACGCGGTTAATCTGGCACAGGCTTTTAACTCATTTTACGCGAATGTTCATGTACTAACCGATTCGAAAAACAAACCATATAGAATCGCACTTATCACAAGTACGACGATTGTCCTAAAGGAAGCGCTTCGACTGTTGGGAATGAAAGCACCCGAAAAGATGTGAATTAAATCTAAAAAACCTGTATCGCAATTTTTAAGTTGCGATACAGGTTTGATTTCAAATTATCTGTTGTTATTGTTGTTGTTATTTCGGTTATTGTTACGGTTGTTTTTATCATTGTTATTGTTGTTGTTATTGTTGTTAGGGTTTAGATCAAGAAAATCATCACCAAACTCTAAGTTTTTGTCTTGATTATTGTTCTGGTTGTTACGGTTATTTCGGTTATTGCGGTCGTTTTGATCTTGGCGATTACGATTGTTGTTGTCCATGAATGGTTTCACCCCTTTAAAGTTTGTTAAGTGAATGCCCCACCTACAATTTATATCATGTCCCCAAGTTGAAAAAAAATCCGCTTTTTCAGCTTCCAAGTTTAACCTATTTTTCGACGTACTTTTTACTATTCATTTACAATTTCATGCCCTACAAAAAACACCTCCACAAGTCTTTGATATGTTTTGCTTGAATGCAAAAAATATACTTTTCCTGTGAAGGTGTTTTATTCGAATAAAAAAATGTTTTTTGCTAAGGCTAATTATAGTTTTGAAATTCTGTCTTTCACTTTGGAATCTTCCCAGCATTCGGCGTTTTTCAAGCCAGGAATGGAACTTGCTTTAAACACTGGATTCAAACCTTTACGTCTTTGCGCAGAGAAGTCATCCAACACTTTAAATGCAACTCTTCCAAGTATCGCAATTACAATCAAGTTCATGACAGCCATGATCCCCATGAACAAATCCGCCATGTTCCAAACGACGCTCACTTTCGCCATCGCGCCGAACATAACCATGCCGAGTACCAAAACGCGGTAAATCGTCATCCATGATTTATGTGCTTTAATGAATTCAATATTCGTCTCGCCGTAATAATAATTTCCGACAATCGAACTGAAAGCGAAGAACATGATCGCAATCGCAACGAAATATGGCGCCCACGAACCAACATGAACTGCCATGGAGGCTTGCGTTAATATAATACCACTTTGTTCTCCAGTCGAATAAAGTCCAGCCAATATGATAATAAAAGCAGTGGCCGAACAAATCATCATTGTATCAAAAAACACACCTAAACTTTGTACAAGTCCTTGTTTCGCCGGGTGGGAGACATTCGCCGTAGCTGCCGCATTCGGCACACTTCCCATTCCAGCTTCGTTAGAAAATAATCCTCGACGCACCCCTTGCATCATGGCTACACCGATACCACCACCGACGACTTCCTTAATGCCAAAAGCATGTTCAATGATCAACATAAAGACGGCGGGAATTTCCGTAATATTTACGATGACAACATAGAAGGCGACTAATAAGTAAAATATCGCCATGATTGGGACAATTAACTCTGTGACTTTAACAATTCGTTTCACGCCGCCAAAAATAATAACCGCTGTTAATATAACTAATGCAAGGCCGACTAACCAGTCTGGTAGACCGAAAACATCCATAAACGATTGGCTAATCGTATTCGATTGAACCGCATTAAAGATAAATCCAAAACATAGCGTTAATAAAACTGCAAAGACTATTCCTAGTTTGCGATATCCAAGTGCTTTCTGCATGTAGTATGCTGGTCCACCGCGGAATGTATCGCCGTCCTTCACCTTATACACTTGTGCTAGCGTACTTTCTACAAAAGCAGTGGCCATTCCGATAATTGCAATCATCCACATCCAAAATACCGCCCCAGGGCCGCCAATTCCAATTGCAAGCGCTACGCCCGTCACATTTCCAGTGCCTACTCTGGAAGCGGCACTAATGGTAAACGCTTGAAAAGGGGAAACCCCATCGTTACTTTCCTTTTTCTCAAAGATCAGTCGGAACATCTCTTTAAATAATCGAATCTGGACAAATTTGGTGCGAATCGTGAAATAAACACCAATTATCAATAAAAAACCAATGAGTACATACGTCCATAAAAAATCATTTGCAGGACCGACTAACCAGTTAAGCGCGTCCATTACCATATGCAACAAATCCTTTCAACCAAAACTTCTACTTAGACATCTTAATACACACATTCCCTCAAAAGATACAAAAAACACTTTTTTTATAGGTTTTTTTATTAGTTATAAAAGTCGTACTGATTGGTTAATTTCATTCCAATCAGTACGACTTATTTTTTCTTATAGTGCTGCCTTTACTGTTTTCCGGTAGTAACCTATAGTCAAGAATGCAAAGACGATGTAAATGATTGCGTATAATCCCATCGCAATGGTCGTTGGTACTGTAATATCAGACATGAACAAGAATGACGCTGCTTTTATCGCAAAGACAGAATGCAACAAACCGATTGCAAGCGGCAATCCGAAAACAAACATTTGCTTACGAATAATTCCTTTCATAATATCCTTCACCGTAAATCCAAGCTGACGAAGCGTCGCGTAACTTTGTTTTTCCTGTTCAGCTTCCGTCATTTGTTTGAAGTACAGGATGCTCCCTGTGGATATTAAGAACACCAAGCCCAGGAAACCAGCGATAAAGATTAGTAACCCATTAGTTTGAATTCCATTCTCATACATCGAATAGTAATCTTTAGCGTAGGCGTAATTCTCCCCTTCGGCATGATCTATATACTTTGATTGGAAAAATATTTTAGATGCAGCTTTGAGCTGATCTTTATCAAGTAAATTAACTGCAAATACATCTAGAATTTTACTATCTTCATTTTCTGAGGGCAATTGTTCTTTTAACTCTTCAAAATACGCATCACCGATGACTAATTGAAAACCTACAGAAACGTAATTCACAACGTTTCCACTGCCCAACTCCGTTACACGAAATTGCCTGTCGGTATCTCCACTAGTAATGTTGACGTCAAACGGCAATTTCATATTTTTCATCGACATCGCATACATCATATCATGCATAACGGCTTTTCCTTTCGTAGGTGCCTTAACTTGAAAACCGGCTTTTTCAAGTTGTTGATCACTCACAATAGAAAATCCGTACGTACCGTCCATCGGTCCATCCCACTCTGGGAAAACTTTTTTTTCGAATGTACCCCAAACAGTAAGTAACTCAATTTTATTACTCGTAAAGCCAATTCCGTTCTCTTTTAGCTCTTCCCCAAATTGCGCCGCTAATTCCCCGTTACTTTCAAACATAAAATCATGCGGCATGGAATAGCGTGACTCTTTTTCCGTCGAATAATAAAGTGAATAACAACCCGCCAACATCGCAAGCGTCATTGCAGATAAAACAGTAATGATCGTTAATGAATTGGCATTTCCTTTCATGCGGTGCATAAGTGATGCAATTGACAAACTATTGTTCAATCCAAGATGACCTTGTTTTCTAGCACGAAACTTATAAAACAACCAACTAATTGTGATGCGAAACAACAGATACGTTCCTAAAATGGTCGATACTAGGACAGCAACCATATTGAACAACAGCCATTCGTTCAACATATTCCCTGATAACCAGTAACCAAAAACGATTAGACCAATTCCTAAAAGAGCCAAGATTGCTGATACGACTGTTTTCGGTTTCTTTGGATTCTCTCCTTTTTTATCTGCATTAAATAAACTAAGCAATGTGTTTCGATAAACTGCGAATATCATTTGTATCGTTGTTAGTAAAATAATCGCAACGAACACAATTATTGTTTGCAGAATGGCCTCTGTTGAAAATGATAAGGCTATGAATCCTTCATAACCAACCAACTTCATCAGCAATAGTAAAAACACACGCGATACGAGTATGCCTACACCTATTCCAATAACGAGTGCCCCCGCACTCAGAATCGTATTTTCAATAATTAGAAGGCGTGAAACGGCAGCTTTATTCAAACCGATCAATTGATATAAACCAATCTCACGGCTGCGTCGTTTAAGAAAAATTGCATTTGCATAAACAATAAATATCCCTGCGATAAAAATGAGTAAACCACCAGCCACTTTAAAAGCGGAATCAAACTTCATTGATTGTCCAGCTCGATCGACAATCGAGGAGTCATATTGCAAAGTAGCAAAAACGAAATACAGAACGACACTAAAAATGAGTGCGAAGAAATATAAATAATAATGTTTAATATTTTTCCGCATGCTACGAATGACCAGGTCAAATAGTGTCAACGCTGTCACCCCCGAGAACACCCTGGACTTTTAAGATGTCCTGGAAAAAGGCCTGTCTCGTTTTGTCGCCGCGGTATAATTCCGAATAAATCTGTCCATCTTTCAAGAAAACAACACGGCTCGCGTAACTAGAAGCAACCGCATCATGCGTTACCATCATGATCGTGACGCCACGCTTTTTATTAACATTTTCCATCGTACCTAAAAGCGACGAAGCCGATTTCGAATCAAGTGCTCCTGTTGGCTCATCCGCAAATACCATAGAAGGTTCATTAATCAGTGCGCGTGCTGCCGAAGTCCGTTGCTTTTGGCCACCGGATATTTCATGCGGGTATTTATGTGCGATGTCGGTAATTCCCAAAATCGTTGCGATGTCGTTGAATCTTGCTTCTGCTTCTATTTTCTTCACTTTTCCAAGTGAAATTGGCAGAAGGATATTTTCCTTCGCGGTTAATGTATCCAAGAGATTATAATCTTGAAAAATGAACCCGAGTTTGTCGCGACGGAATGCCGATAAACCAGCATCTTTCATCTTCGATATATCATCTCCGTCAATCAAAATCGCACCGTCTGTCGCACGATCGATTGTGGCTAGAACATTCAACAGCGTAGTTTTCCCAGCTCCCGAAGGTCCCATTATGCCGACGAATTCCCCTTTGTTCACGCGAAGATCGATTCCTTTCAATACTTCCTGCACATTCCCTCTTGTACCAAATGATTTACGAACGTTTTGTGCGTGTAATACAGTTTCTTGCGATGTATGTGTTTTATTCACCACGAATGCCTCCTTATTTCAATCCTGCATTTATCATATCGTGAAATTTATGTGTGGTCGCTTGATTGTGATGACAAAGAGGCTGTCCAATGTGACATTGTTGTCACGTTCGTCAAATATTGGTGAATCTCAGGTGGTCCAAAAGTCCCTTTTTGCGGATATATTGTTCGAATGTACGGATATCTGTCTCAAACCTGCGGATATAACTTGAAAACAGACGGATATATATCCTCAATACACGGATATGTGCACAAAACGTGCGGATATATTTATTTCATCGTTTAAGCACCATTTGATCGAACTCATTTTCAGTCGGAAACACGATTTCCATTGTTGTTCCATTACCAGTTGTTGATTTAACAGTTAATGTAATCCCCATTTTCGCCGCGACTGTTTGAGCCAGATAGAGTCCGAGTCCCGTCGCTGCATTATGTATTCTACCTGTGCCTCCCGTAAATCCTTTATCAAAAACACGTGGAAGATCATGCGGTTTTATTCCCGGGCCATCGTCTGTAATGGACAAACTTGCAATCCCCGATGGTTTTATGCTTGTCGAGATCGTGATTGTTCCGCCAGCTGGACTGTATTTAACAGCATTCGTTAATAATTGGCGCATGATAAACCTGCACCATTTAACGTCCGTTAACACTTCCACACCTTCCCCTTCAAACTCGACCGCAATATTTTTATCCATGCACCATGAAGCAAGCTCCCGCACTTCTGCCGAAGCAAGCTTTTGCAAATTTGTATTCTCAATTACATAGTCTGCTTCTATCGACGCCAGTCGTGAAATTGACAACTGCTGGTCCACGAGTAAATGTAGACGCAACCACTCTGACTCGATTTTCCGAAATGCAGGATTACCGCGATGCTCGTCTATTGTGAGTTTCATCGCGGTAAGCGGCGTTTTCACTTCATGCACCCAGGAAGCGATGTAATCCCCTTCATGGATAGTTACTTTTTTCATTTCAGAGGATTCTTTCGACCAGTTCTCTGCCGCTTGAAGAAGCATTGCCTTCGTTATTTCGTCATAAGAAAAAGTTGTGTCAGGCAATGCAATATACCACCCATCTATTCCCGCCTCCATTAGCGAAGAAAGTGCTTTGGTGAACCTCGTCTCCACTCGATAACGCCAAATTAAAAATGCGATAAAAGAGACCACTAGTAACATATTAAAATAGAGCACTGACGTAAATTCCACTGCGATTCCTTGATCAAGCCATACAATTAGGTTAATAAATCCAACTGCCGCTATGAAAAAGAGTATCCAACTTTTCCGGTCATTTATGTAGCGAATAAACATAAGGATACCCCATTTCTACAGTGTAATAGCGACATAGCCTAGCCCTTTTTTCGTTACAACTGCTTCACCCAGTCCGATTTCCGCAAGCTTGTGGCGAAGCCTTGTCACGTTCACGGTAAGCGTATTATCATTTACAAATCGTTCGTCATCCCATAACTTTCGAATCAGCTCATCGCGGGAAACAATCTCGTTACTTGATTCAACGAGTACTGCCAGGATAAAAAATTCGTTTTTCGTCAATTCAACTTCAATTCCATCCATGCGAATAACGCCGCGCTTCATGTCAATCATGGCACGATTCCATTCAAGGACATCAGGTTTTTCTTCTCCATAAGAATACGTTCTTCTAAGGAGGGCTTGCAATTTAGCGAGTAACACATCCGTGTCAAAAGGTTTTTGAATATAATCATCTGCCCCCATATTCATCGCCATGACCATGTCCATCGGATGATCGCGGGATGATAGAAAAACGATAGGAACTTTAGATACTGCACGTATTTCTCGACACCAATAAAACCCGTCAAATGCGGGAAGTTGAATGTCGAGTATGACAAGGTGCGGTTCTTGGATTAAAAATGAAGTCAGCACATCTTCGAAGTCATCTGGACCTGTCACAGTAAATGACCATTGTTCAAGTCGAAATTTTAATGATTCAAAAATAGCCAGATCGTCTTCTACAATGAAAATATTCATATCCAATACGGTCACTTCCTTTACTTATTTACACTATAACCAAGATGATGCGCGAGACGCAATTATAGGCGTCATTTCCCGCGTATTCTCACTCAATTTTCAAATAAGTCCAATTTCAATTCCTGCAAAATTCCGTTCAATATGTTATACTATATGAATGCGACGTGATTGCTATAGTCTTCAGGGATACAATACGTCCTCATGGCCCCCTTCGATTTGGTTAGGTTCTTATCGAAAATACAGGGCTTTTTTTAAAAAACACAGGAGGTACCTATGATTAAGTTTGAAAATGTAACAAAAACGTACGACGGTGGATTTCAAGCAGTGAAATCTGTCGAATTTGAAATTCAAGACGGCGAATTACTTGTTCTAATCGGTCCAAGTGGTTCGGGTAAATCAACAACAATGAAAATGATTAACCGCATCATCCCCCACACAAGCGGCACAATCTCCATCGACGGCAAAGACGTCAAATCATACGACGCTGCCGAACTCCGCCGAAACATTGGCTATGTCATTCAGCAAGTCGGGCTCTTTCCTCATTATACAATTGAGAAAAACATCGCAGTTGTGCCCCAACTTAAAGGCTGGAATGAAAAAGATATAAAATCACGCGTTAACGAACTATTACTGCTCGTTGGACTAGATCCTGAGATTCATGCAACTCGTTATCCAAAAGAACTTTCGGGTGGACAACAGCAACGCGTCGGTATTGCAAGAGCGCTTGCAGCCGATCCAGATATTATATTAATGGATGAACCTTTTAGTGCGCTTGATCCTATCACACGTGAACAATTACAAGCCGAATTAATTACACTACACAAGAAGTTGAAAAAGACGATTGTGTTTGTTACGCATGATATGGATGAGGCACTCAAGATGGGTGACCGTATAGCGATTATGAAAGATGGCAGCTTACTTCAACTAGACACTCCAGAAAAAATACTACATGAACCTGCTCACGGCTTTGTTGAGGAGTTTATAGGGAAGCATCGAATTATTCAAAACCCAGAACTTATGCCGGTTACTGAGATTATGTCAGAATCAATTGTAACTTCTCTTCCACATCGTTCTCCTGAAAGAGCGATATCGCTTATTCGCCAACGGAAAATCACGCATCTAATTATCGCCGATGACGATAAACAAATACTAGGAATTG
This DNA window, taken from Sporosarcina sp. 6E9, encodes the following:
- a CDS encoding betaine/proline/choline family ABC transporter ATP-binding protein (Members of the family are the ATP-binding subunit of ABC transporters for substrates such as betaine, L-proline or other amino acids, choline, carnitine, etc. The substrate specificity is best determined from the substrate-binding subunit, rather than this subunit, as it interacts with the permease subunit and not with substrate directly.), coding for MIKFENVTKTYDGGFQAVKSVEFEIQDGELLVLIGPSGSGKSTTMKMINRIIPHTSGTISIDGKDVKSYDAAELRRNIGYVIQQVGLFPHYTIEKNIAVVPQLKGWNEKDIKSRVNELLLLVGLDPEIHATRYPKELSGGQQQRVGIARALAADPDIILMDEPFSALDPITREQLQAELITLHKKLKKTIVFVTHDMDEALKMGDRIAIMKDGSLLQLDTPEKILHEPAHGFVEEFIGKHRIIQNPELMPVTEIMSESIVTSLPHRSPERAISLIRQRKITHLIIADDDKQILGIVSAYDLIKEFNNIQTVDEIMLPADPVLFDSDTAKDAIIMIDEAPHGMIPVVDKNRKIVGLVTRGSLLSAMSSPWTDTEEKTNE
- a CDS encoding ABC transporter ATP-binding protein; the protein is MNKTHTSQETVLHAQNVRKSFGTRGNVQEVLKGIDLRVNKGEFVGIMGPSGAGKTTLLNVLATIDRATDGAILIDGDDISKMKDAGLSAFRRDKLGFIFQDYNLLDTLTAKENILLPISLGKVKKIEAEARFNDIATILGITDIAHKYPHEISGGQKQRTSAARALINEPSMVFADEPTGALDSKSASSLLGTMENVNKKRGVTIMMVTHDAVASSYASRVVFLKDGQIYSELYRGDKTRQAFFQDILKVQGVLGGDSVDTI
- the argS gene encoding arginine--tRNA ligase, whose amino-acid sequence is MKTEVMHVLQQFSPIPLNINMLEQPAHTHMGDLALPCFPFAKNLKKSPVMIADEIADAIRHPLIHKAEAVNGYVNIFLNRSQITSSLLDRIREQTKSYGSSDVGNNGVGTIDMSSPNIAKPFSMGHLRSTVIGNSISLLLEKNGYKTVKINYIGDWGTQFGKLLTAYRKWGNEQEVRTNPIQTLLKLYIQFHEDAEQDEALNDEGRAAFKALEDGDTEALALWDWFKSESLKEFQRIYDLLGVKFDSYNGEAYYNDKMEPIVDLLNEKGLLKESDGALVVELGDKMPPCLIKKSDGATLYATRDLTAAIDRKKTYDFEKSIYVVGNEQSLHFTQFKKVLEKMSYEWAQDIEHVPFGLILKDGKKMSTRKGKIVLLEEVLKDAISLAQSTIEEKNPNLENKIEIAEAIGVGAIIFSDLKQHRKHDIEFDLETMLQTEGETGPYVQYTFARANSVLRKAGETNSYTVDEVNDFEWKIVKELEQFPEIIQQSAKELDPSIIAKYAVNLAQAFNSFYANVHVLTDSKNKPYRIALITSTTIVLKEALRLLGMKAPEKM
- a CDS encoding FtsX-like permease family protein, giving the protein MTALTLFDLVIRSMRKNIKHYYLYFFALIFSVVLYFVFATLQYDSSIVDRAGQSMKFDSAFKVAGGLLIFIAGIFIVYANAIFLKRRSREIGLYQLIGLNKAAVSRLLIIENTILSAGALVIGIGVGILVSRVFLLLLMKLVGYEGFIALSFSTEAILQTIIVFVAIILLTTIQMIFAVYRNTLLSLFNADKKGENPKKPKTVVSAILALLGIGLIVFGYWLSGNMLNEWLLFNMVAVLVSTILGTYLLFRITISWLFYKFRARKQGHLGLNNSLSIASLMHRMKGNANSLTIITVLSAMTLAMLAGCYSLYYSTEKESRYSMPHDFMFESNGELAAQFGEELKENGIGFTSNKIELLTVWGTFEKKVFPEWDGPMDGTYGFSIVSDQQLEKAGFQVKAPTKGKAVMHDMMYAMSMKNMKLPFDVNITSGDTDRQFRVTELGSGNVVNYVSVGFQLVIGDAYFEELKEQLPSENEDSKILDVFAVNLLDKDQLKAASKIFFQSKYIDHAEGENYAYAKDYYSMYENGIQTNGLLIFIAGFLGLVFLISTGSILYFKQMTEAEQEKQSYATLRQLGFTVKDIMKGIIRKQMFVFGLPLAIGLLHSVFAIKAASFLFMSDITVPTTIAMGLYAIIYIVFAFLTIGYYRKTVKAAL
- a CDS encoding HAMP domain-containing sensor histidine kinase encodes the protein MFIRYINDRKSWILFFIAAVGFINLIVWLDQGIAVEFTSVLYFNMLLVVSFIAFLIWRYRVETRFTKALSSLMEAGIDGWYIALPDTTFSYDEITKAMLLQAAENWSKESSEMKKVTIHEGDYIASWVHEVKTPLTAMKLTIDEHRGNPAFRKIESEWLRLHLLVDQQLSISRLASIEADYVIENTNLQKLASAEVRELASWCMDKNIAVEFEGEGVEVLTDVKWCRFIMRQLLTNAVKYSPAGGTITISTSIKPSGIASLSITDDGPGIKPHDLPRVFDKGFTGGTGRIHNAATGLGLYLAQTVAAKMGITLTVKSTTGNGTTMEIVFPTENEFDQMVLKR
- a CDS encoding response regulator transcription factor; its protein translation is MNIFIVEDDLAIFESLKFRLEQWSFTVTGPDDFEDVLTSFLIQEPHLVILDIQLPAFDGFYWCREIRAVSKVPIVFLSSRDHPMDMVMAMNMGADDYIQKPFDTDVLLAKLQALLRRTYSYGEEKPDVLEWNRAMIDMKRGVIRMDGIEVELTKNEFFILAVLVESSNEIVSRDELIRKLWDDERFVNDNTLTVNVTRLRHKLAEIGLGEAVVTKKGLGYVAITL
- a CDS encoding sodium:alanine symporter family protein; this encodes MDALNWLVGPANDFLWTYVLIGFLLIIGVYFTIRTKFVQIRLFKEMFRLIFEKKESNDGVSPFQAFTISAASRVGTGNVTGVALAIGIGGPGAVFWMWMIAIIGMATAFVESTLAQVYKVKDGDTFRGGPAYYMQKALGYRKLGIVFAVLLTLCFGFIFNAVQSNTISQSFMDVFGLPDWLVGLALVILTAVIIFGGVKRIVKVTELIVPIMAIFYLLVAFYVVIVNITEIPAVFMLIIEHAFGIKEVVGGGIGVAMMQGVRRGLFSNEAGMGSVPNAAATANVSHPAKQGLVQSLGVFFDTMMICSATAFIIILAGLYSTGEQSGIILTQASMAVHVGSWAPYFVAIAIMFFAFSSIVGNYYYGETNIEFIKAHKSWMTIYRVLVLGMVMFGAMAKVSVVWNMADLFMGIMAVMNLIVIAILGRVAFKVLDDFSAQRRKGLNPVFKASSIPGLKNAECWEDSKVKDRISKL